The following proteins are co-located in the Halarcobacter sp. genome:
- a CDS encoding FAD/NAD(P)-binding oxidoreductase: MVNNNELKKALDMLDSELKKKGISRRDALKLAGLGSASFLMGNGTEAQAATVANASEAKGKIVIVGGGLAGIATAAKLSSDLSNPDITVIEPNPISVSYQPGQTLVAAGIWEKSDIVYNTKDFVPNGVKMIKDKVAEFNPEANKVITEGGETISYDFLIVATGLVLDYGQIKGLEGVGHSAEANEKVSTIVGKNGLHSIYYADGAVNTWKGMQELISEAKSGKKLKALYTHPNTPIKCGGAPKKIMYLTNARLHEAGVRDNVDMWFYPNGSKMFGVPEYHEAIVKQFEARNMNWEYKNNLIEVDTENKIATFEKRWFEKGEWDEDLEEYEMIPVSKKVQREYDFMHVTPPMRAPDAVKNSSLAWQRGSASKGGWVELNKETLQHTRYPNVFGIGDVAGIPMGKTGGSARKQYKVLAENLIAAMEGKELASKYAGYTVCPLITDIGKVMLAEFDWSKKPTPSFPLDPTQERYIWWLLKVYLLKPMTVYGMLSGKA; this comes from the coding sequence ATGGTTAATAACAATGAGCTTAAAAAAGCTTTAGATATGTTAGATTCAGAACTTAAAAAGAAGGGTATATCAAGAAGGGATGCTCTTAAACTAGCTGGACTTGGTTCAGCATCATTTTTAATGGGAAATGGTACAGAAGCACAAGCAGCAACTGTTGCTAATGCAAGTGAAGCAAAAGGTAAGATTGTAATTGTTGGTGGTGGATTAGCTGGAATTGCAACTGCTGCAAAATTATCTAGTGATTTATCAAATCCAGATATTACAGTAATTGAACCAAATCCTATTTCAGTTTCATATCAACCAGGACAAACATTAGTAGCTGCGGGAATATGGGAAAAATCAGATATTGTATATAACACAAAAGATTTCGTACCAAACGGTGTAAAAATGATTAAAGATAAAGTAGCTGAATTTAATCCAGAGGCAAATAAAGTTATAACAGAAGGTGGAGAAACTATCTCTTATGACTTCTTAATAGTTGCTACTGGATTGGTTTTAGATTACGGACAAATCAAAGGTTTAGAAGGGGTAGGGCATTCTGCTGAAGCAAATGAAAAAGTATCAACAATAGTTGGTAAAAATGGGTTACATTCAATATATTATGCAGATGGTGCTGTAAATACTTGGAAAGGTATGCAAGAGTTAATCTCTGAAGCAAAATCTGGTAAAAAATTAAAAGCTTTATATACTCACCCAAATACTCCAATTAAGTGTGGTGGTGCTCCAAAGAAAATTATGTATTTAACAAATGCTAGATTACATGAAGCAGGAGTTAGAGATAATGTAGATATGTGGTTTTATCCAAATGGTTCAAAAATGTTTGGAGTTCCAGAATATCACGAAGCGATTGTTAAACAATTTGAAGCAAGAAATATGAATTGGGAGTATAAAAACAATCTAATTGAAGTTGATACTGAAAATAAAATAGCAACTTTTGAAAAAAGATGGTTTGAAAAAGGTGAATGGGATGAAGATTTAGAAGAATATGAAATGATTCCTGTAAGTAAAAAAGTTCAAAGAGAATATGATTTTATGCATGTAACACCTCCTATGAGAGCACCAGATGCTGTTAAAAATTCGAGTTTAGCATGGCAAAGAGGTAGTGCTTCAAAAGGTGGATGGGTAGAATTAAATAAAGAAACATTACAACACACAAGATATCCAAATGTATTTGGTATTGGAGATGTTGCTGGTATCCCTATGGGAAAAACTGGAGGAAGTGCAAGAAAACAATATAAAGTTTTAGCAGAAAACTTAATTGCAGCAATGGAAGGAAAAGAATTAGCATCTAAATATGCAGGTTATACTGTATGTCCTTTAATTACAGATATTGGAAAAGTTATGTTAGCAGAGTTTGATTGGTCTAAGAAACCAACTCCATCTTTCCCTCTTGATCCAACACAAGAGAGATATATTTGGTGGCTATTAAAAGTTTATTTACTTAAACCAATGACCGTTTATGGAATGTTGTCAGGAAAAGCATAA
- a CDS encoding cytochrome b/b6 domain-containing protein, with protein sequence MNNSYKTYVWSFLGRISHWLLVISLFSCFITSFYEEMLTLHISIGIVVFGMLLMKIVWGVIGPKYARWSDFEFALKDLKYYFIEKIKNRYRTIQPGHNPASSWFAFLVTWFGIFCCISGFLLYGIQEGNGIFSFLNEDYISKSALIDSIHIFLSYLLLVMIFAHVSGVLIEQFYHKTNMVMAMVSGYKKAKGEDITTTYRMKLLGSLYIILVLLVALYAYFVPENSFTKSKFKEISYKELNYDFYFECSDCHNLFPPFLLPATSWLELMNNQNNHFEEDLELDKSLVKKINSYLVENSADKSTKESAYYLRKEINDSKSYTITKTKYWKEIHKEIPKEVFENDIVEKKSNCVACHKGFEQGIIFDNNITYPPKVTKK encoded by the coding sequence ATGAATAATAGTTATAAAACATACGTTTGGTCTTTCCTTGGTAGAATAAGTCATTGGCTTTTAGTTATAAGTTTATTTTCTTGTTTTATTACATCTTTTTATGAAGAGATGCTTACCCTTCATATCTCAATAGGTATCGTAGTTTTTGGTATGCTTTTGATGAAAATTGTATGGGGTGTGATTGGACCTAAATATGCTAGATGGAGTGATTTTGAATTTGCTTTAAAAGATCTGAAATATTATTTTATAGAAAAAATTAAAAATAGATATAGAACAATACAACCTGGACATAATCCAGCATCTTCTTGGTTTGCATTTTTAGTAACTTGGTTTGGTATTTTTTGTTGTATAAGTGGATTTTTACTTTATGGAATACAAGAAGGAAATGGTATATTTTCTTTTTTAAATGAAGATTATATTTCAAAAAGTGCATTGATAGATTCTATTCATATATTTTTATCATATTTGTTATTAGTTATGATTTTCGCCCATGTATCAGGTGTATTAATTGAACAGTTCTATCATAAAACAAATATGGTTATGGCTATGGTTAGTGGGTATAAAAAAGCCAAAGGTGAGGATATTACTACTACATATAGAATGAAGCTTTTAGGTTCACTTTATATTATATTAGTATTGCTTGTTGCACTATATGCTTATTTTGTTCCTGAAAATAGTTTTACTAAAAGTAAATTTAAAGAAATTTCTTATAAAGAATTGAATTATGATTTTTACTTCGAATGTTCTGATTGTCATAATCTGTTTCCACCTTTTTTATTACCAGCAACTTCTTGGTTAGAATTAATGAATAATCAAAATAATCATTTTGAAGAGGATTTAGAATTAGATAAAAGTTTAGTTAAGAAAATCAACTCCTATCTAGTTGAAAATTCTGCTGATAAATCTACAAAAGAATCTGCATATTATTTAAGAAAAGAGATAAATGATTCTAAATCTTATACTATTACAAAAACAAAATATTGGAAAGAGATACATAAAGAGATACCTAAAGAGGTATTTGAAAACGATATTGTTGAAAAAAAATCAAATTGTGTAGCATGTCATAAAGGATTTGAGCAAGGAATAATTTTTGACAATAATATTACATACCCTCCAAAAGTTACTAAAAAGTAA
- a CDS encoding c-type cytochrome codes for MQVKKAVLLGFIACFFAFEATAAEMNYTNAEIYTKMCSKCHGISAEGNPAKKGPALNDQTAHELEISLYDLKSGGLNQSSGTEHEVMEHNMQKIIEKGMNYEPKSMAEYIFISFNPEAKYYKKDSRKTNYTVAEIYAKMCSKCHGINAEGNPAKKGPGLDDRTAHELEAELLDIQSGGLNQSSGTEHEVMEHNQNKIEEKGMSYTPKEMAKYIEEISSKTKK; via the coding sequence ATGCAAGTTAAAAAAGCAGTTTTATTAGGTTTCATAGCATGTTTTTTTGCCTTTGAAGCTACGGCAGCAGAAATGAATTATACAAATGCTGAAATATATACAAAAATGTGTTCGAAATGTCATGGAATAAGTGCAGAAGGAAATCCTGCTAAAAAAGGACCAGCATTAAATGACCAAACTGCTCATGAGCTTGAAATCAGTTTATATGATTTAAAAAGTGGAGGATTAAATCAATCTTCTGGAACAGAACATGAAGTTATGGAACATAATATGCAAAAAATTATTGAAAAGGGTATGAATTATGAGCCTAAATCTATGGCTGAATATATCTTTATCTCTTTTAACCCTGAAGCTAAGTATTATAAAAAAGATAGTAGAAAAACAAACTATACTGTAGCTGAAATCTATGCAAAAATGTGCTCAAAATGTCATGGTATAAATGCAGAAGGAAATCCTGCTAAAAAAGGTCCTGGTCTTGATGATAGAACTGCACATGAACTTGAAGCAGAATTATTAGATATTCAAAGTGGTGGATTAAACCAGTCTTCGGGAACAGAGCATGAAGTGATGGAACATAATCAAAATAAAATTGAAGAAAAAGGTATGAGTTATACTCCAAAAGAGATGGCTAAATATATAGAAGAGATTTCTTCAAAAACTAAAAAGTAA
- a CDS encoding DUF3365 domain-containing protein encodes MKKQFTAITIFILIGSLSFINAQELTLENVKQIASKVTKEFESKLKKELKNAKRAGGTKAMTDFCINDSKKIQKEINEKYGSKISIKRISLNNRNKKAKPEKNEIKILEAFDLIQKSDAYEPEQIVQVVDDNTYKIYSPIQMNSRDCKKCHGLDRKVDKEAKKRFSEVYKNDRGYGHKSGDIRGAVVVTVSK; translated from the coding sequence TTGAAAAAACAATTTACGGCAATAACAATTTTCATTTTAATTGGTAGTTTATCTTTTATCAATGCTCAAGAATTAACTCTAGAAAATGTAAAGCAAATAGCTTCTAAAGTTACAAAAGAGTTTGAATCAAAACTAAAAAAAGAGTTAAAAAATGCAAAAAGAGCAGGTGGTACCAAAGCTATGACAGATTTTTGTATAAATGATTCTAAAAAAATTCAAAAAGAGATAAATGAAAAATATGGTTCAAAAATTTCTATTAAAAGAATTAGTTTAAATAACAGAAATAAAAAAGCAAAACCAGAAAAAAATGAAATAAAAATATTAGAAGCTTTTGATTTAATCCAAAAATCAGATGCTTATGAGCCTGAACAAATTGTTCAAGTAGTTGATGATAACACTTATAAAATTTATTCACCTATTCAAATGAACAGTAGAGATTGTAAAAAATGTCACGGTTTAGATAGAAAAGTTGATAAAGAAGCTAAAAAGAGATTCTCTGAAGTTTATAAAAACGATAGAGGATATGGACATAAAAGTGGAGATATTAGAGGTGCAGTTGTAGTAACTGTCTCTAAGTAA
- a CDS encoding molybdopterin-dependent oxidoreductase, producing the protein MEVEISRRKFLQGSVALSVIAASTSALSSTKSHEDKKTLGTTKVSNDKETKLVPTLCEMCVNKCAAYARVENGVVTKLDPNPHFPKSRNMLCARGNAGIQALYDPDRLKYPLIRTGKKGDGKYKRVTWDEAYTYISKKLEKILDEEEDNRSCIGYCAGEGMAEHTFKTFMSDKIGSSNFVNHASICIQTAVSGYALTIGGYGQADLENAKYVIMAGANRAEAFITPDTMDLFKRTRGKGAKLIVVDPRFSNTAIHADTYLGIKPGTDLAFVLALTYHVIKYELYNRTYVKNNFSNFDKYKEHVLSSNYTPQWAEQITGIPANDIEKVAEDFMANAPQSIYYQGRRSTWAGNDFQLRRAQAIFSALGGGIDIKGGIVFGKKLPLDSHRTNAPLYANAKGRIEKDVAAIVGGSGSWIGWRNKILEGKSPYPIRAFFIYKQNPMLSVPNIAKTKEMLEKMDLVVAIDTMPSDTAMMADVILPECTYLEREDPIKSFPGVEPSIAIRKKVVNPMYESKPILEIVKGLAEKISKPLWEITKKYDEDVQDEIDGMSKEEIEEYYEDNGFNLADVYQHSQEHINKDMFVPKYGEKAWEILREKGVFYPKFLESFKKLDNNSFRYYKDEDKLHTVVKLEQESDSDAIDTCINPKDIAELKRLFSTPSKKIECYLGNMEKKGVDPMPVWKDELVKKVPKGKFKFICGRHAQFTQNATQNNVMLLELMPENYVWINEKEAKELKIRHGDLVEIKSSIGTVKLKAFPTNKIIPETIFYVHGFGAQSKALTFGYRNGASCNQIIEDDIEPVFGSAIMHETIVSVRKV; encoded by the coding sequence ATGGAAGTTGAAATTTCAAGAAGAAAGTTTCTTCAAGGTTCAGTAGCATTGTCTGTAATAGCTGCTTCAACTTCTGCATTATCAAGTACAAAATCGCATGAAGATAAAAAAACTTTAGGAACAACAAAAGTTTCAAATGATAAAGAAACAAAACTTGTTCCAACCTTGTGTGAAATGTGTGTAAATAAGTGTGCAGCTTATGCAAGAGTAGAAAATGGAGTAGTTACAAAATTAGATCCAAACCCACACTTTCCAAAATCAAGAAACATGTTATGTGCTAGAGGAAATGCAGGAATACAAGCTTTATATGACCCCGATCGATTAAAATATCCACTTATAAGAACAGGAAAAAAAGGGGATGGTAAATATAAAAGAGTAACTTGGGACGAAGCCTATACATATATAAGTAAAAAATTAGAAAAAATATTAGATGAAGAAGAAGATAATAGATCTTGTATAGGGTATTGTGCAGGTGAAGGTATGGCTGAACATACGTTTAAAACTTTTATGTCTGATAAAATAGGTTCATCAAATTTTGTAAATCATGCATCAATTTGTATACAAACGGCTGTTTCTGGTTATGCCCTTACTATTGGTGGGTATGGACAAGCAGATTTAGAGAATGCAAAATATGTGATTATGGCAGGTGCTAATAGAGCAGAGGCTTTTATTACTCCTGATACAATGGATTTATTTAAAAGAACAAGAGGTAAAGGTGCAAAACTAATTGTAGTTGACCCAAGATTCTCAAACACTGCAATACATGCTGATACATATTTAGGAATTAAACCTGGTACAGATTTAGCCTTTGTATTAGCCTTAACCTATCATGTAATTAAATATGAACTATATAATAGAACTTATGTAAAAAATAACTTCTCTAATTTTGATAAGTATAAAGAACATGTATTAAGTAGTAATTATACCCCTCAATGGGCAGAACAAATTACAGGTATCCCAGCAAATGATATTGAAAAAGTAGCAGAAGATTTTATGGCAAATGCTCCACAATCAATATATTATCAAGGAAGACGTTCAACTTGGGCAGGAAATGATTTTCAGTTAAGACGAGCACAAGCAATATTTTCAGCTCTTGGTGGTGGAATTGATATTAAAGGTGGAATAGTATTTGGTAAGAAACTACCTTTAGATTCCCATAGAACAAATGCTCCATTATATGCAAATGCCAAAGGAAGAATTGAAAAAGATGTAGCAGCTATCGTTGGAGGAAGTGGTTCTTGGATTGGATGGAGAAATAAAATCTTAGAAGGAAAATCTCCTTATCCAATAAGAGCATTTTTTATATATAAACAAAATCCAATGTTATCTGTTCCAAATATTGCAAAAACAAAAGAGATGTTAGAAAAAATGGATTTAGTTGTTGCAATTGATACTATGCCAAGTGATACAGCAATGATGGCAGATGTTATTTTACCAGAATGTACATATTTAGAACGGGAAGATCCAATTAAGTCATTCCCTGGAGTAGAACCATCTATTGCAATTAGAAAAAAAGTAGTTAATCCAATGTACGAGAGTAAACCAATACTTGAAATAGTAAAAGGTTTAGCTGAAAAAATCTCAAAACCACTTTGGGAAATTACAAAAAAATATGATGAAGATGTTCAAGATGAGATTGATGGGATGTCGAAAGAGGAGATTGAAGAATATTATGAAGATAATGGATTTAATCTAGCTGATGTTTATCAACATTCACAAGAACACATTAATAAAGATATGTTTGTTCCTAAATATGGGGAAAAAGCATGGGAAATTTTAAGAGAAAAAGGTGTTTTTTATCCTAAGTTTTTAGAAAGTTTTAAAAAACTTGATAATAATAGTTTTAGATATTACAAAGATGAAGATAAGTTACATACAGTAGTTAAACTTGAACAAGAATCAGATTCAGATGCTATTGATACTTGTATTAATCCAAAAGATATAGCAGAGTTAAAAAGATTGTTTTCAACACCTAGTAAAAAAATAGAATGTTATTTAGGGAATATGGAAAAAAAAGGTGTTGATCCAATGCCAGTTTGGAAAGATGAACTTGTAAAAAAAGTTCCAAAGGGTAAATTTAAATTTATTTGTGGAAGACATGCTCAATTTACCCAAAATGCAACTCAAAACAATGTGATGTTGTTAGAGTTAATGCCTGAAAACTATGTATGGATAAATGAAAAAGAAGCAAAAGAATTAAAAATACGACATGGTGATTTAGTTGAGATTAAAAGTAGTATTGGAACTGTTAAATTAAAAGCATTTCCTACAAATAAAATAATACCTGAAACAATATTCTATGTACATGGATTTGGTGCACAATCAAAAGCTTTAACTTTTGGATATAGAAATGGGGCAAGTTGTAATCAAATAATTGAAGATGATATAGAGCCTGTATTTGGTAGTGCAATAATGCATGAAACAATAGTTTCAGTAAGAAAGGTTTAG
- a CDS encoding 4Fe-4S dicluster domain-containing protein: MNYAMALDYQNCINCKACETACKEENGVQLGADKQRIWVGIVEGSIFDKPFVNLYPSQCNHCIDAPCVSVCPTYASHIVEGGIVKVDAEKCILCKGCMEACPYDARFVDDTKLAVDKCTFCDHRIEETGTTACQATCPTNVRMFGDLDDENSDLVKLLKKERFFFLKEEAGTLPKLFYIVPKTEIYARQSISHDTKIYTWDEYKAEYYLNNSKNKRS; the protein is encoded by the coding sequence ATGAATTATGCAATGGCATTAGATTATCAAAACTGTATAAACTGTAAAGCATGTGAAACAGCTTGTAAAGAGGAAAATGGTGTACAATTAGGTGCAGATAAACAAAGAATTTGGGTAGGAATTGTAGAGGGTTCAATTTTTGATAAACCTTTTGTAAACTTATATCCATCCCAATGTAATCATTGTATTGATGCACCATGTGTAAGTGTTTGTCCAACCTATGCTAGCCACATAGTAGAAGGTGGAATTGTAAAAGTTGATGCTGAAAAATGTATTTTATGTAAAGGGTGTATGGAAGCATGTCCTTATGATGCAAGATTTGTTGATGATACAAAACTTGCTGTGGATAAATGTACATTTTGTGATCACCGTATAGAAGAGACTGGTACAACAGCATGTCAAGCTACTTGTCCAACAAATGTTAGAATGTTTGGAGATTTAGATGATGAAAATAGTGATCTTGTGAAACTTCTAAAAAAAGAGAGATTTTTCTTTCTAAAAGAGGAAGCAGGAACTTTACCAAAACTATTTTATATAGTTCCTAAAACAGAAATCTATGCAAGACAAAGTATTTCTCATGACACTAAAATATATACTTGGGATGAATATAAAGCTGAGTACTATTTAAATAATTCAAAAAATAAAAGGAGCTAA